One Alkaliphilus sp. B6464 genomic window carries:
- a CDS encoding FAD binding domain-containing protein, with product MKRFEYFKPKSLQEASELLLRYAGEGHILNGGTDVIVRMHEGLSAPKAIIDIKEINGLKEITYDEKEGLVIGACATMYEMEQNRNLVERYRVLAEASHTVGSCQVRNRATMVGNITNASPLADTATPLLAMDAIVKVFGPEGQREISIHDFFVWVRKTCLKEGEIVTGVKLPAFGEKVFGSYQKHARRDEVDLSTVCASVVKVDGSIRIALGSVAPTPIRARKAEAFLLGKELTEKVIQEAAEIAVSETTPIGDIRASREYRQEIIKVLVTRGLKEITIM from the coding sequence GTGAAGAGATTTGAATATTTTAAACCCAAGTCCTTACAAGAGGCAAGTGAATTATTATTGCGTTATGCTGGTGAAGGCCACATACTAAATGGTGGTACAGATGTGATTGTAAGAATGCATGAAGGACTGAGTGCACCTAAGGCTATAATTGATATCAAAGAAATTAATGGACTAAAAGAAATCACCTATGATGAAAAGGAAGGATTAGTAATTGGAGCCTGTGCAACTATGTATGAAATGGAACAAAATAGAAATCTAGTGGAGAGATATCGTGTTTTAGCAGAGGCTAGTCATACAGTAGGGTCTTGCCAAGTAAGAAACCGTGCCACAATGGTAGGAAATATTACAAATGCATCTCCTTTAGCAGATACAGCAACTCCACTATTAGCTATGGATGCTATAGTAAAGGTTTTTGGTCCAGAAGGACAACGAGAAATTTCAATTCATGATTTCTTTGTTTGGGTAAGGAAAACCTGTCTAAAAGAGGGAGAGATTGTTACAGGCGTAAAACTACCTGCATTTGGGGAAAAGGTTTTCGGTAGCTACCAAAAACATGCAAGGAGAGATGAAGTGGATTTATCTACAGTTTGTGCTTCTGTGGTGAAAGTAGACGGTTCTATACGGATTGCCCTAGGATCTGTAGCCCCAACTCCTATCCGCGCAAGAAAGGCAGAAGCTTTCCTTCTAGGAAAGGAATTAACAGAGAAAGTAATTCAGGAAGCTGCTGAGATTGCTGTAAGTGAGACAACACCGATAGGGGATATTCGGGCATCTAGGGAATATAGACAAGAAATTATTAAGGTACTTGTAACAAGAGGATTAAAAGAAATTACAATCATGTAG
- a CDS encoding xanthine dehydrogenase family protein molybdopterin-binding subunit — MKYIGKSVNRVDGIKKVTGELKYVDDMKLPKMLYADVKRSPYPHAKLLKVDTSKAEALPGVKAVITGKDVPNRVGLYLEDKTFLATDKVRYRGEAIAAVAAETKEIAKMAIDLIDVEYEELPVVSNAVEALKPDAPLVHPDLGEYHYGPIFFPEPGTNISNHYRVRKGDVEKAFEEAEHIVENSFFVPHIQHSPIENHSAIAQMDRDGSLTIWSSCQSPYAVRKALSVAFDLPLNKIRVLSPAVGGGFGGKAGTTLEGIIIPLAKKLRGRSIKLTYSREDEFVNSFVRQGMHATIKTGVDKDGKIIGVKNNFVWDGGAYTEYGVNIVRAGGYSSSGPYDIPNLWTDSICVYTNHPVGGPYRGFGMSEIHFAIEQNIDLLAEKLGMDPVDIRRINGLKPGGSNATGEIIEQCGLLECLEDVAKNIEWGKRNPPSKTNKVRGKGIACGFKAPSMPNDVASAAIIKLNEDGTAHLLVSGQDIGQGSDTALTQIAAEALSIPPHKITIKTGDTDHTPYEWQTVASRITYCSGNAIINACEDAKEQLFELAQLALGIYKRDLVLVDGYVASKIYPDKKIAIKDLALGLSLPDGSGIHGPIIGRGSFIPPNVRNTDKFTGQGEKPVAFWTYGTQGVEIEIDKETGKIDVLKVASCFDVGKVINPNLIEGQVEGGIIQGIGSAIFEELVIENGIVKNPSFVDYKIPTAGDMPEMIVNFVENPEETGPFGARGVAEPCMVPTAPAIANAVYDAIGVRIKSLPITAEKVLNAIKEKEKNI, encoded by the coding sequence ATGAAATATATTGGTAAAAGCGTAAATCGCGTTGATGGAATTAAAAAGGTTACAGGAGAATTAAAATATGTAGATGATATGAAGCTTCCAAAAATGTTATATGCAGATGTAAAGCGAAGTCCCTACCCTCATGCCAAGCTATTAAAAGTAGATACCAGTAAGGCAGAGGCTTTGCCAGGAGTAAAGGCAGTTATTACAGGCAAGGATGTGCCTAATCGAGTAGGACTTTATCTTGAAGACAAAACCTTTTTAGCTACTGATAAAGTTCGTTATAGAGGCGAGGCTATAGCGGCCGTAGCAGCTGAAACTAAAGAAATAGCAAAAATGGCAATAGATTTAATTGATGTAGAATATGAAGAATTACCAGTAGTAAGTAATGCTGTTGAAGCTTTAAAGCCAGATGCTCCTTTGGTGCATCCAGATTTAGGAGAATATCATTATGGTCCAATTTTTTTCCCAGAACCAGGTACAAATATAAGTAATCACTATAGAGTAAGAAAGGGAGATGTTGAAAAAGCTTTCGAGGAAGCAGAGCATATTGTAGAAAATAGTTTCTTTGTGCCTCATATTCAACACAGTCCTATTGAAAATCATAGTGCCATTGCTCAAATGGATCGTGATGGGAGCTTAACTATTTGGTCTAGTTGCCAATCTCCATATGCAGTACGTAAGGCACTTTCTGTAGCTTTTGACTTACCATTAAACAAAATTCGTGTACTTTCACCAGCAGTTGGTGGTGGATTTGGTGGCAAGGCAGGAACAACTCTAGAGGGTATTATCATTCCATTAGCCAAAAAGCTAAGAGGGAGATCAATAAAATTAACTTATTCAAGGGAAGATGAGTTTGTAAACAGCTTTGTAAGGCAAGGAATGCACGCAACCATTAAAACTGGAGTAGATAAAGATGGTAAAATCATAGGTGTTAAAAATAACTTTGTATGGGACGGCGGAGCCTATACAGAATATGGTGTAAACATTGTAAGAGCTGGAGGCTATAGTTCATCAGGACCATATGATATTCCTAATCTATGGACAGATTCAATTTGTGTATATACAAATCATCCTGTTGGAGGACCTTATAGAGGATTTGGAATGTCAGAAATACATTTTGCTATAGAACAAAACATTGATTTATTAGCAGAAAAACTTGGTATGGATCCAGTAGATATTAGAAGAATAAATGGGTTAAAGCCAGGAGGAAGTAACGCTACTGGAGAAATTATTGAGCAATGTGGATTATTAGAGTGTTTAGAAGATGTAGCTAAAAATATTGAGTGGGGTAAGAGAAATCCTCCAAGTAAAACTAATAAGGTTAGAGGAAAAGGTATTGCTTGTGGATTTAAGGCTCCATCTATGCCGAATGACGTAGCTTCTGCTGCTATTATTAAATTAAATGAAGATGGGACAGCGCATCTTTTAGTAAGTGGCCAAGATATTGGGCAGGGTTCTGATACCGCATTAACACAGATTGCAGCAGAAGCATTGAGCATACCACCTCATAAGATTACAATTAAGACTGGAGATACGGACCATACTCCATACGAATGGCAGACTGTTGCTAGCCGTATAACCTACTGTTCAGGTAATGCCATTATTAATGCCTGCGAAGATGCAAAAGAACAGTTATTTGAACTAGCACAGCTAGCTCTAGGGATATATAAGCGAGATTTAGTATTAGTCGATGGATATGTGGCATCTAAAATCTATCCAGATAAGAAAATTGCTATTAAAGATCTAGCTTTAGGATTATCCCTACCAGATGGTTCTGGAATCCATGGACCTATTATTGGAAGAGGTTCATTTATTCCACCTAATGTTAGAAATACAGATAAATTTACTGGGCAAGGCGAAAAGCCAGTTGCTTTTTGGACATATGGTACTCAAGGAGTAGAAATTGAAATTGATAAAGAAACAGGAAAAATTGACGTTTTAAAGGTAGCTTCATGTTTTGATGTAGGAAAGGTTATAAATCCAAATTTAATTGAAGGTCAGGTAGAAGGTGGAATTATTCAAGGGATTGGATCGGCTATTTTTGAAGAACTAGTAATTGAAAATGGTATAGTTAAAAATCCATCTTTTGTAGATTATAAAATACCAACTGCTGGTGATATGCCAGAAATGATTGTAAATTTTGTAGAAAATCCAGAAGAAACTGGACCTTTCGGGGCTAGGGGTGTAGCAGAGCCTTGTATGGTGCCTACTGCTCCTGCTATCGCAAATGCAGTATACGATGCTATAGGGGTAAGAATTAAATCTTTACCAATTACGGCAGAGAAGGTTTTAAATGCCATTAAAGAAAAAGAGAAGAATATCTAA
- a CDS encoding uracil-xanthine permease family protein: protein MSKQEVVEKHQPIRDGDYIPTGKKIILGMQHTFTMFGATVLVPLITGIDISVALFMAGVGTLLFHFLTKNKIPVFLGSSFAFITPMLMVSKMYGIPYVQGGIVVAGLTYVIIAGLVYFFGHEKIVEYFPPIVTGPIIMVIGLKLAPTAIDMASQNWLLAVVSLLIVIGVSTYAKGFFQVLPVLFGLVGGYIFAAITGNIDFTPVTEAALFGLPNFTFPKFNLESIMIIAPIAVATVVEHIGNILVVGTTVEDDFIESPGLHRTLLGDGLATSLSAFLGGPANTTYAENTGVLALTKIYHPVIMRIAACFAIILGVMPKLGAVISTIPSSIVGGISIVLFGMIASVGGRSLVENKIDFTSSKNLIIAAVIFVLGLGGAVLPVKLGAVSFTIEGMALAAIVGIILNKVLPKE from the coding sequence ATGAGTAAACAAGAGGTTGTTGAAAAGCACCAGCCAATCAGGGATGGAGATTACATTCCTACAGGGAAAAAGATTATACTTGGAATGCAGCATACGTTCACCATGTTTGGAGCTACAGTTTTAGTTCCACTAATAACAGGAATAGATATTTCAGTTGCTCTATTTATGGCAGGTGTAGGAACTCTTTTATTTCACTTCTTAACTAAAAATAAAATTCCGGTGTTTTTAGGTTCATCCTTTGCTTTCATAACACCGATGCTTATGGTTTCTAAAATGTATGGTATTCCATATGTTCAAGGTGGAATTGTAGTTGCAGGTCTTACCTATGTAATAATAGCAGGCCTCGTTTATTTCTTTGGTCACGAGAAAATTGTAGAATATTTTCCACCAATTGTTACAGGTCCAATTATAATGGTAATAGGATTAAAGCTTGCTCCTACTGCAATAGATATGGCTAGCCAAAATTGGCTATTAGCAGTAGTAAGTTTACTTATAGTTATAGGAGTAAGTACTTATGCAAAAGGTTTCTTTCAGGTACTTCCTGTTTTATTTGGATTAGTAGGTGGGTATATATTTGCCGCAATAACAGGAAATATAGATTTTACGCCTGTTACAGAAGCAGCTCTATTCGGTCTTCCTAACTTTACATTTCCTAAATTTAATCTTGAAAGTATTATGATTATTGCACCTATTGCAGTAGCTACTGTAGTAGAGCATATTGGTAATATATTGGTTGTTGGCACAACTGTTGAAGATGATTTTATTGAATCTCCTGGACTACACCGTACACTTCTTGGAGATGGATTAGCTACATCTTTGTCTGCTTTCTTAGGTGGACCAGCAAATACAACTTATGCAGAGAACACAGGCGTATTAGCTTTAACTAAAATTTATCATCCAGTAATTATGAGAATAGCAGCATGTTTTGCTATTATTTTAGGAGTTATGCCAAAGTTAGGAGCAGTTATAAGTACTATACCTTCTTCTATAGTTGGTGGTATTTCCATAGTTTTATTTGGTATGATTGCATCAGTTGGTGGAAGAAGCTTAGTAGAAAATAAGATTGATTTTACATCATCTAAAAATTTAATTATTGCAGCAGTCATCTTTGTATTAGGTTTAGGTGGAGCTGTACTACCAGTTAAACTTGGAGCTGTTAGCTTTACAATAGAAGGCATGGCTTTAGCAGCAATTGTAGGTATTATTTTAAATAAGGTTTTACCAAAGGAATAA
- a CDS encoding TVP38/TMEM64 family protein: protein MNNTKDKIMLVCCLLIIIGALTGIIIYVTSSGIMDIMTSIESFKTYIDGFGNKAIIIFFIIQFMSVVIAPIPSNISTAAGGIVFGIWKTFITSTLAVILGSMLVFIISRKFGKPLTDKFVSTKIADKYGQLVESKSEMLLIAMFLLPFFPDDSICFLAGLSKIKCNRFFAIILLTRPWGLLVSSVVGATNITIPWWGWISIVLLVILLFILIQKYGDKIEDKLMDIIHMKLRRNKEN from the coding sequence GTGAATAATACGAAGGATAAGATTATGCTCGTCTGTTGCTTATTAATCATCATCGGAGCATTAACAGGAATTATTATATATGTTACATCTAGTGGAATTATGGATATTATGACTTCCATTGAATCATTTAAAACATACATAGATGGATTTGGTAACAAGGCTATTATTATCTTTTTTATAATACAATTCATGTCTGTTGTCATTGCACCGATACCTAGCAATATAAGTACAGCTGCAGGAGGAATAGTATTTGGCATATGGAAGACATTTATTACAAGTACACTTGCAGTAATTTTAGGATCTATGTTAGTATTTATTATTTCAAGAAAATTTGGAAAGCCACTTACAGATAAGTTTGTTAGCACCAAAATTGCAGATAAGTATGGACAACTTGTAGAATCAAAAAGTGAAATGCTATTAATAGCTATGTTTCTATTGCCATTTTTTCCTGATGATTCTATTTGCTTTTTAGCAGGACTTAGTAAAATAAAATGTAATAGATTTTTTGCAATCATATTGTTGACGAGGCCATGGGGACTTCTGGTTTCATCAGTAGTAGGTGCTACAAATATTACAATTCCATGGTGGGGTTGGATAAGTATTGTTTTACTAGTAATATTATTATTTATTCTTATACAAAAATACGGTGATAAAATTGAAGACAAATTAATGGATATTATTCATATGAAATTAAGAAGGAACAAAGAGAATTAG
- a CDS encoding GNAT family N-acetyltransferase: MSTQHNWILAEKIDFPRIYEIMHAAFPPSEMRSYEGQRQLMNDRYYKLYIQKQQEIIIAFLAVWEFDDINFIEHFAVDSAYRGDGLGEKMLKEYLSYAMKPVFLEVEPPTTEIAYRRIKFYERMGFHLNQFDYLQPALQAGQEPLLVKNMTYPNPVEEVLFHYYKKMVFETVYSTKIDYKENKP, encoded by the coding sequence ATGAGTACACAACATAACTGGATCTTAGCTGAAAAGATCGATTTTCCAAGAATTTATGAAATTATGCATGCCGCTTTCCCGCCCAGTGAAATGCGTAGCTACGAAGGGCAACGCCAGCTGATGAATGATCGTTATTATAAGCTGTATATACAAAAGCAACAGGAAATAATCATTGCTTTTCTTGCGGTGTGGGAATTCGATGATATTAACTTTATTGAACATTTTGCAGTGGATTCTGCATACCGTGGCGATGGTCTAGGCGAAAAAATGCTGAAAGAGTATCTTTCCTATGCTATGAAACCTGTATTTTTGGAGGTAGAACCGCCCACAACGGAGATTGCCTACAGACGGATTAAATTTTATGAAAGGATGGGGTTTCATCTAAATCAGTTTGATTATCTCCAGCCAGCACTGCAAGCGGGACAAGAACCGCTGCTGGTGAAAAACATGACCTATCCGAATCCTGTAGAAGAAGTCTTGTTTCATTATTATAAGAAAATGGTTTTTGAAACTGTATATAGTACGAAAATTGATTATAAGGAGAATAAGCCATAG
- a CDS encoding GNAT family N-acetyltransferase — MLFESSRIILRKMTSEDVELYHTWRNDVEVMKSTAPFLDIYHFDETREFVNQVILGSQFSKSYIIVEKESSRPIGITSLVNIDYKNRNAECIIDIGDKNFWGKGYGTETMKLILDYSFLEMNLHRILLRVFSFNNKAIRLYEKIGFKHEGRSRESIFREGKWHDIIHMGILQSEYPKIS, encoded by the coding sequence ATGTTATTTGAATCTTCTAGAATTATTTTAAGAAAAATGACATCAGAGGATGTAGAACTGTACCATACATGGAGAAACGACGTAGAGGTTATGAAATCTACTGCTCCATTTTTAGATATCTATCATTTTGATGAGACAAGAGAATTTGTTAATCAAGTTATTTTAGGTTCTCAATTTTCAAAGAGTTATATCATAGTGGAAAAGGAGTCGAGTAGGCCTATAGGAATTACTTCATTGGTTAATATTGACTACAAAAATCGTAATGCTGAATGCATTATTGATATTGGAGATAAAAATTTTTGGGGGAAAGGCTATGGAACAGAAACAATGAAGTTGATTCTTGATTATAGCTTCCTCGAAATGAATCTTCATAGGATATTGTTAAGGGTGTTTTCATTTAATAATAAAGCTATTAGGCTATATGAAAAGATAGGATTTAAACATGAAGGAAGATCTCGTGAAAGCATTTTTCGGGAAGGAAAATGGCATGATATTATTCATATGGGGATTCTTCAAAGTGAATATCCTAAAATAAGTTGA
- a CDS encoding (2Fe-2S)-binding protein: protein MKYDISFILNNEQVYISVDPHKTLLEMIREDLDLTGAKEGCGAGECGACTVLVNNRPINACLMLAVEADGQEIITIEGLSTGEELDELQESFIDHAALQCGYCTPGMIMSAKALLMKNPTPTETEVKKAISGNLCRCTGYKKIIEAVMDVVNKNQQ from the coding sequence TTGAAATATGATATTAGCTTTATTTTAAATAACGAACAAGTATATATCAGTGTAGACCCACATAAAACACTTTTAGAGATGATACGGGAAGATTTGGATTTAACTGGTGCTAAGGAAGGCTGTGGCGCTGGAGAATGTGGAGCCTGTACGGTCCTAGTAAATAATAGACCTATAAACGCATGTTTAATGTTAGCTGTAGAAGCAGATGGCCAAGAAATTATAACCATTGAAGGATTATCAACAGGAGAAGAATTAGATGAACTACAAGAATCATTTATAGACCATGCAGCACTACAATGTGGGTATTGCACACCTGGTATGATTATGTCAGCTAAAGCACTATTAATGAAAAATCCCACACCTACAGAGACGGAAGTAAAAAAAGCTATTAGTGGGAACTTATGTAGATGTACAGGATATAAGAAAATTATCGAGGCGGTAATGGATGTAGTAAATAAGAATCAGCAATAA
- a CDS encoding alpha/beta fold hydrolase, translating into MVEKKQWMRSASSGDGKIFSRLWVGEEKRAVLQIAHGMAEHSARYDDFACFMAEHGYVICMNDHAGHGPYARTKGHFSDKDGWEHVVQDMKNLMDEVSEQYQGLPVFLMGHSMGSFLSRSYIIRNGGLTGCVLAGTMGYNGGLRFGRMLAIIQKKLKGPKSRGKFLDKLGTGNYNKRISNPVNNFAWLSTVDEVCIAYEEDEYCGFEFTAAGYYDMCSGLMEINSSDWAAKVPKDLPLYLLAGDDDPVGNYGKGPREVYDALVATGHDAQLKLYPGKRHEMLNESNRQEVYNDVLDWLDKHIS; encoded by the coding sequence ATGGTTGAGAAAAAGCAATGGATGAGATCTGCCAGCAGCGGTGATGGAAAAATCTTCTCACGGCTGTGGGTGGGTGAGGAAAAACGTGCTGTTTTGCAGATAGCACACGGAATGGCCGAGCACAGCGCACGGTATGATGATTTCGCCTGTTTTATGGCGGAACACGGATATGTGATATGTATGAACGATCATGCAGGACACGGTCCCTACGCCAGAACAAAGGGGCATTTTTCAGATAAGGACGGCTGGGAACATGTGGTACAGGATATGAAGAATCTGATGGACGAGGTTTCCGAGCAATATCAGGGACTGCCGGTCTTTCTAATGGGACATAGCATGGGGTCTTTTTTGTCCCGGTCTTACATTATACGTAATGGCGGGCTGACTGGTTGTGTGCTGGCCGGGACTATGGGGTATAATGGGGGACTTCGTTTTGGCCGTATGCTGGCTATAATACAAAAGAAGTTAAAGGGGCCGAAATCACGGGGGAAATTCCTGGATAAACTGGGGACAGGCAACTATAATAAACGTATTTCTAACCCAGTGAATAATTTCGCATGGCTTTCCACGGTGGACGAAGTGTGTATCGCCTATGAGGAAGATGAATACTGTGGTTTTGAATTTACTGCGGCGGGCTATTACGATATGTGTTCCGGATTGATGGAAATAAATTCGTCCGATTGGGCGGCGAAGGTACCAAAGGATTTACCCCTCTATTTACTTGCCGGTGATGATGATCCTGTGGGCAATTATGGTAAGGGGCCAAGGGAAGTTTATGATGCCCTGGTGGCGACCGGACATGACGCACAACTCAAGCTATATCCCGGTAAGCGGCATGAGATGCTTAACGAATCCAACAGACAGGAAGTATATAATGACGTGCTGGATTGGCTGGACAAACATATATCATAG
- a CDS encoding dihydrofolate reductase family protein: MNFINGDICRVILDEKKKEGKDIFLFGGGILIDSFIKADVIDEFIIGIIPTVLGKGRPLFLGNDPTIKLKLEEYYIDNGVIVLCYKNR; encoded by the coding sequence ATTAATTTTATTAATGGTGATATTTGCAGAGTTATTCTTGATGAAAAGAAAAAAGAGGGCAAAGATATTTTCTTATTTGGTGGTGGCATTCTTATAGATAGCTTTATCAAAGCAGACGTAATTGATGAATTTATTATAGGTATTATCCCGACTGTTTTAGGAAAAGGTAGACCATTGTTTTTGGGAAACGATCCTACTATAAAATTAAAGCTTGAAGAATACTATATTGATAACGGAGTTATAGTCCTGTGTTATAAAAATCGTTAG
- a CDS encoding TetR family transcriptional regulator, whose protein sequence is MAPKVSDQYKNEKKKELLEAAKRVFIRKGYVQTTMQDIMDEAGVSRGALYSYFNNIQHIFEELLKFEDEIDIHLFEKDAQYSFWQQLTGWVQLQQKNIKSINQSLLLCKTEFFLTTYRGGNKKSNPYLVERYQKLADSIKEFIELGTERKEFKPCMPSKSIALYLISFLDGLMLDTFNLGVEVTKVNEQIDILLFTLEKMLCPIIEK, encoded by the coding sequence ATGGCCCCAAAAGTAAGTGATCAATATAAAAATGAAAAAAAGAAAGAACTACTTGAGGCTGCAAAAAGAGTGTTTATACGAAAAGGATATGTACAAACAACAATGCAAGATATTATGGATGAAGCAGGAGTATCTAGAGGTGCTTTGTATTCTTACTTCAACAATATTCAACATATTTTTGAGGAACTTCTTAAATTTGAAGATGAAATCGATATACATCTTTTTGAAAAAGATGCCCAGTATTCCTTTTGGCAGCAGTTAACAGGTTGGGTTCAGCTACAACAAAAAAATATTAAATCAATTAATCAATCTCTTTTGCTTTGCAAGACAGAATTTTTTCTAACAACATATCGTGGAGGAAATAAAAAAAGTAACCCTTATTTAGTAGAGAGGTACCAGAAATTAGCTGACTCAATAAAAGAGTTTATTGAATTAGGGACTGAAAGAAAAGAATTTAAGCCTTGTATGCCTTCTAAATCAATAGCCTTGTACCTTATTTCATTTTTAGATGGGTTAATGCTAGATACATTTAATTTAGGTGTAGAAGTGACAAAGGTAAATGAACAAATTGATATTTTACTTTTCACATTAGAAAAAATGCTTTGCCCAATTATAGAAAAATAA
- a CDS encoding MATE family efflux transporter, whose protein sequence is MTDSKYKKDGRKAKLFEWLKDPTRADVINIAWPVLIELLLGSLFGMIDMMMLGRIGDSSLAAASVAAVGITNQPLFIGISLVQALNVGATAMIARYLGANQNERIETTLKHVILLSLLMLAIPLSILGIVFTDSIMNFMGAQADALHVGRNYFKVVMVGFIFQSFNMSVSAALRGIGETKTPMKINLKANFLNVIGNAILIYGLLGLPKLGVTGAGISTAISNVIASVFLFIYIIKGKSIIKLNIRKPFKFDKDIIYNLVRIGVPASLEQLVLRTGVLLFVKIVAGLGTVVYAAHQISLSILNLSLQPGQAFGIAASSLVGRALGTNELSQAENYAKETRRIGSMISTFMAIIFFFFGPQLVGLYSNDPEIIQSASVALKIIALVQPFQSSQLILAGGLRGAGDTFWPLIATFFGVLLVRVALAHVFVNIFGYGLAGAWMAVFVDQLVRWLFVYMRFRTGQWKHTKLR, encoded by the coding sequence ATGACTGATTCAAAATATAAAAAAGATGGAAGAAAAGCTAAATTATTTGAGTGGTTAAAAGACCCTACAAGAGCTGATGTTATTAATATTGCATGGCCTGTTCTTATAGAGCTTCTGTTGGGATCACTTTTTGGTATGATAGATATGATGATGCTTGGAAGAATAGGCGATAGCTCATTAGCAGCAGCTTCAGTTGCTGCCGTAGGTATAACTAATCAACCTTTATTTATAGGTATATCTCTTGTCCAGGCGTTAAATGTAGGAGCAACAGCGATGATTGCTCGGTACCTAGGAGCTAATCAGAATGAAAGAATAGAAACTACTTTAAAGCATGTAATATTATTAAGTCTGCTAATGCTAGCAATACCTCTATCTATATTAGGAATAGTTTTTACAGATTCTATTATGAACTTTATGGGTGCACAAGCTGATGCTTTACATGTGGGGAGAAATTATTTTAAAGTTGTTATGGTAGGGTTTATATTCCAATCATTTAATATGTCTGTATCTGCGGCACTCCGGGGGATCGGTGAAACCAAAACACCTATGAAGATAAATCTAAAGGCAAATTTTTTAAATGTTATTGGTAATGCAATTCTTATATATGGTCTTTTAGGACTGCCTAAACTTGGTGTTACTGGAGCAGGGATATCCACTGCTATATCTAATGTTATTGCAAGTGTATTTTTATTTATCTATATTATAAAAGGAAAAAGTATTATTAAACTTAATATAAGAAAGCCCTTTAAATTTGATAAAGACATTATATACAATCTAGTGAGGATAGGTGTACCTGCGTCATTAGAACAGTTAGTTTTAAGAACAGGTGTGCTTTTGTTTGTAAAAATAGTTGCAGGACTTGGAACTGTTGTTTATGCAGCGCATCAAATATCACTAAGCATATTGAACCTTTCCCTCCAACCAGGTCAAGCATTTGGAATAGCAGCCTCATCGTTAGTAGGTAGAGCATTGGGAACTAACGAACTTTCACAGGCTGAAAATTATGCAAAGGAAACCCGGAGAATAGGATCCATGATATCTACTTTTATGGCTATAATATTCTTTTTCTTTGGACCACAGCTTGTGGGATTATATTCAAATGATCCAGAGATTATACAAAGCGCCTCCGTTGCGTTAAAAATAATAGCCTTAGTTCAACCTTTTCAGTCATCTCAGCTCATATTAGCAGGGGGATTAAGAGGCGCAGGAGATACTTTTTGGCCTTTAATAGCTACATTTTTTGGAGTATTATTGGTTAGAGTTGCACTGGCACATGTATTTGTTAATATATTTGGATATGGATTGGCAGGAGCATGGATGGCAGTATTTGTAGATCAGCTTGTAAGATGGTTATTTGTTTACATGAGGTTTAGAACAGGGCAGTGGAAACACACAAAATTAAGATAG